The following proteins come from a genomic window of Pyxidicoccus sp. MSG2:
- a CDS encoding DoxX family protein, with protein sequence MPAFESTAFTLWLLQALCTAFLAILFLQSGLDKVFDWKGNLGWLTGHFAKSPLRSMVPLMLGTLTLLEVAAGALCAAGLVALVVTGSAALAFWGALLSAVSLIALFFGQRMAKEYAGASVLVAYFLLALVAVYVTRLH encoded by the coding sequence ATGCCGGCCTTCGAATCGACCGCGTTCACCCTCTGGCTGCTGCAGGCGCTCTGCACGGCCTTCCTCGCCATCCTCTTCCTCCAGTCCGGCCTGGACAAGGTGTTCGACTGGAAGGGCAACCTGGGCTGGCTCACCGGCCACTTCGCCAAGAGCCCCCTGCGGAGCATGGTGCCGCTGATGCTGGGCACCCTCACCCTGCTGGAGGTGGCGGCCGGTGCCCTCTGCGCGGCGGGGCTCGTGGCCCTCGTCGTCACCGGCAGCGCGGCGCTGGCCTTCTGGGGCGCGCTGCTGTCGGCGGTGTCACTCATCGCCCTCTTCTTCGGCCAGCGCATGGCGAAGGAGTACGCGGGCGCGTCCGTGCTGGTGGCCTACTTCCTGTTGGCGCTGGTGGCGGTGTACGTCACCCGCCTGCACTGA
- a CDS encoding pseudouridine synthase: MARRQRTPKWLEAARRRGPGDVPPEGRADWLTRALGRAGVLPRAEAEAAIREGRVEVDGRVEREPFAPVRPGLEVRVDGRVRDLAAPVLALMFHKPAGPVVHGSDPEGVGTVFERLRAVLPEAMRGYEWLAVGRLDRDTTGLLLFTNDERLVRHGTSPETHVSKRYVARVAGQPSEAALLRLREGLVLEDGPTRPAGARLREPDVVELTLTEGRHHQVKRMLAAVGHPVLALHREAVGGVVLDVAEGAWRLLRDEEVAEGLGLVL; the protein is encoded by the coding sequence ATGGCCCGCAGGCAGCGGACCCCGAAATGGCTGGAGGCGGCGCGGCGCCGAGGGCCCGGGGACGTGCCTCCCGAAGGGCGCGCGGACTGGCTGACCCGGGCCCTGGGAAGAGCAGGCGTGCTGCCACGCGCGGAGGCGGAAGCCGCCATTCGCGAGGGGCGGGTGGAGGTGGACGGGCGCGTGGAGCGCGAGCCCTTCGCGCCGGTGCGGCCCGGCCTGGAGGTGCGGGTGGATGGCCGGGTGCGCGACCTGGCGGCGCCGGTATTGGCGCTGATGTTCCACAAGCCCGCGGGGCCGGTGGTGCACGGCTCGGACCCGGAGGGCGTGGGCACCGTGTTCGAGCGCCTGCGCGCCGTGCTGCCCGAGGCGATGCGGGGCTACGAGTGGCTCGCGGTGGGCCGGTTGGACCGGGACACCACCGGGCTGCTGCTCTTCACCAACGACGAGCGCCTGGTGCGGCACGGGACGTCACCGGAGACGCACGTGTCCAAGCGGTACGTGGCGCGGGTGGCGGGGCAGCCTTCGGAGGCCGCGCTGCTGCGCTTGCGCGAAGGCCTGGTGCTGGAGGACGGGCCCACGCGGCCCGCGGGCGCCCGGCTGCGGGAGCCGGACGTGGTGGAGCTCACGCTCACGGAGGGACGGCACCACCAGGTGAAGCGGATGCTGGCCGCCGTGGGGCACCCGGTGCTCGCGCTGCACCGCGAGGCCGTGGGCGGCGTGGTGCTGGACGTGGCCGAGGGCGCGTGGCGGCTGCTGCGGGACGAAGAGGTGGCGGAGGGGCTAGGCCTGGTCCTGTGA
- a CDS encoding lamin tail domain-containing protein: MRNNKTPSRQLWRCAVVFSLVLAACGGVEPEEATSPDEAAVGAREDGLANVRLRLMAANLTSGTGQDYDPGHGIRIFQGTDPDVVMLQEFQYKTSSAADLRAFVDTAFGTGFQYFRESGSGIPNGIISRYPIISAGEWDDTAVSDRDFVWARIDIPGPKDLWAVSVHLLTTNASTRNTEATSLVSRIKANIPTGDYLVIGGDFNTGSRSEACLTTFAQVVSTASPYPADRNGNTNTNAGRNSPYDHVLVDSDLRPYQTAVVIGGSSFSAGLVADTRVYSPISEISPAVSGDSGASGMQHMGVIKDFLVPGDTTSSGSVTVTSPNGGESWAGGSAHNITWSSSGVTSVKVEYSLNGSTWSTLTSSTSASSGSFAWTVPSSASTAARVRVSDASDASITDSSNAAFTITTSGGGTASVIVNEVMVNEPGSDVTGEFVEVVNVGTGSADLSGWTVSDSASVRHTFPSGTSLAAGGVVVVFGGSAGIPSGTPGAVVASTGTLGLSNSGDTVTLKNASGTAVDTATLSSGVSGTDGVSANRSPDASASGTFVLHTSVSSLTSSPGRRASGASF, from the coding sequence GTGCGAAACAACAAGACTCCCTCGAGGCAGTTATGGCGTTGCGCGGTGGTGTTCTCCCTGGTGCTCGCCGCGTGCGGTGGCGTGGAGCCGGAGGAGGCGACTTCTCCTGACGAGGCCGCCGTCGGAGCCCGTGAGGACGGGCTGGCCAACGTCCGCCTCCGCCTGATGGCGGCCAACCTCACCAGCGGCACGGGCCAGGACTATGACCCGGGCCACGGCATCCGCATCTTCCAGGGCACGGACCCGGACGTGGTGATGCTCCAGGAGTTCCAGTACAAGACGAGCTCCGCGGCGGACCTGCGCGCCTTCGTCGACACCGCCTTCGGCACCGGCTTCCAGTACTTCCGCGAGAGCGGGTCCGGGATTCCGAACGGCATCATCAGCCGCTACCCCATCATCTCCGCGGGCGAGTGGGATGACACGGCCGTCTCCGACCGCGACTTCGTATGGGCGCGCATCGACATCCCGGGCCCGAAGGATTTGTGGGCGGTCAGCGTGCACCTGCTGACGACGAACGCCAGCACGCGCAACACGGAGGCCACCAGCCTGGTCAGCCGCATCAAGGCCAACATCCCGACGGGCGACTACCTGGTCATCGGCGGCGACTTCAACACCGGCAGCCGCTCCGAGGCGTGCCTCACCACCTTCGCGCAGGTGGTGTCGACGGCGAGCCCGTACCCGGCGGACCGCAACGGCAACACCAACACCAACGCGGGCCGCAACTCGCCGTATGACCACGTGCTGGTGGACAGTGACTTGCGCCCGTACCAGACGGCGGTGGTCATCGGCGGCAGCTCCTTCTCCGCCGGCCTGGTGGCCGACACGCGCGTGTACTCGCCCATCTCCGAGATTTCCCCCGCGGTGTCCGGCGACAGCGGCGCGTCCGGCATGCAGCACATGGGCGTCATCAAGGACTTCCTCGTTCCGGGTGACACGACGAGCAGCGGCAGCGTCACCGTGACGTCGCCCAACGGCGGCGAGAGCTGGGCGGGCGGCAGCGCGCACAACATCACCTGGTCCTCCTCCGGGGTGACGAGCGTGAAGGTGGAGTACTCGCTGAACGGCAGCACCTGGAGCACGCTCACCTCCAGCACCTCGGCCTCTTCGGGGAGCTTCGCGTGGACGGTGCCCTCCAGCGCCAGCACCGCCGCGCGGGTGCGCGTGAGCGACGCGTCCGACGCCAGCATCACCGACTCCAGCAACGCGGCCTTCACCATCACCACCTCGGGCGGCGGGACGGCCAGCGTCATCGTCAACGAGGTGATGGTCAACGAGCCGGGCTCGGACGTCACCGGCGAGTTCGTGGAGGTGGTGAACGTGGGCACCGGCTCGGCGGACCTGAGCGGGTGGACGGTGTCGGACTCGGCCAGCGTGCGGCACACCTTCCCGAGCGGCACCTCGCTGGCGGCCGGCGGCGTGGTGGTGGTGTTCGGCGGCTCGGCGGGCATTCCCTCTGGCACTCCGGGCGCGGTGGTGGCGTCCACGGGCACGCTGGGGCTGTCCAACAGCGGCGACACCGTGACGCTGAAGAACGCGTCCGGCACGGCGGTGGACACCGCCACGCTGAGCTCGGGTGTCAGCGGCACGGACGGCGTGTCCGCCAACCGGAGCCCGGACGCCAGCGCGAGCGGCACCTTCGTGCTGCACACGAGCGTGTCCAGCCTCACCTCGTCGCCCGGACGGCGCGCCAGCGGCGCTTCGTTCTAG
- a CDS encoding threonine/serine ThrE exporter family protein, whose translation MCAAVAVPSELLASLSPPPPGAAVAFTLRLAEALHRYGTPSHRLEGLMRRVSERLGLEGRFFSTPTSLFASFGPPESLRTSLIRVEPGDMDLERLTLLDVLTDDVIQGRLSPAEGARKVEDILALPARYGPGLQLLCWALAGGTAGRLFGGGLREVCVAALSSLVIGTLGELARRRPTTTFVLEPVAAILSSAFAVLAASLVGPLSVQVATVAGLIVLLPGLSLTVAINELATRHLISGTSRLTAAALVFLQLGFGVALGSRLALLLPPPTLAPLPPALPAWTQLLALVLSPVAVGVLFRARPRDWGWIAAACTFAFVGSRLGALLLGAQLGAFVGALLLGIASNALARLRNRPSVTTVVPGLMLLVPGSVGFRSLSSLLERDVVAGVDTAFNMLMVAVALAAGLLSANALVPPRKVL comes from the coding sequence ATGTGCGCCGCCGTGGCCGTCCCCTCCGAGCTCCTCGCGTCCCTGTCCCCTCCTCCGCCGGGCGCCGCCGTGGCCTTCACACTGCGGCTGGCGGAGGCGCTGCACCGCTACGGCACGCCCTCGCACCGCCTGGAGGGGCTGATGCGGCGCGTGTCCGAGCGGCTGGGACTGGAGGGCCGCTTCTTCTCCACCCCCACCTCCCTCTTCGCGTCCTTCGGCCCTCCGGAGTCGCTGCGCACCAGCCTCATCCGGGTGGAACCCGGAGACATGGACCTGGAGCGGCTGACGCTGCTGGACGTGCTCACGGACGACGTCATCCAGGGCCGGCTGTCCCCCGCCGAGGGCGCACGGAAGGTGGAGGACATCCTCGCGCTCCCGGCGCGCTACGGCCCGGGGCTCCAGCTCCTCTGCTGGGCGCTGGCGGGCGGCACCGCGGGGCGGCTGTTCGGGGGCGGCCTGCGCGAGGTGTGCGTGGCCGCGCTGAGCAGCCTGGTCATCGGCACGCTGGGCGAGCTGGCTCGGCGGCGGCCCACCACGACGTTCGTGCTGGAGCCGGTGGCCGCCATCCTCTCCTCGGCCTTCGCCGTGCTGGCCGCCAGCCTGGTGGGCCCCCTGTCGGTGCAGGTGGCCACGGTGGCCGGCCTCATCGTCCTGCTGCCGGGACTGTCCCTGACGGTGGCCATCAACGAGCTGGCCACGCGCCACCTCATCTCCGGCACCTCGCGGCTCACCGCGGCGGCGCTGGTCTTCCTCCAGCTCGGCTTCGGCGTCGCGCTGGGGAGCCGGCTCGCATTGCTGCTGCCCCCGCCGACCCTGGCGCCCCTGCCACCCGCGCTGCCCGCATGGACGCAGCTGCTGGCGCTGGTCCTCTCCCCGGTGGCGGTGGGCGTGCTCTTCCGGGCGCGTCCCCGGGACTGGGGCTGGATTGCCGCGGCGTGCACCTTCGCCTTCGTGGGCTCACGGCTGGGCGCGCTGCTCCTGGGGGCGCAGCTCGGCGCCTTCGTGGGGGCGCTGCTCCTGGGCATCGCCAGCAACGCGCTGGCGCGCCTGCGCAACCGGCCCTCCGTCACCACCGTGGTGCCCGGCTTGATGCTGCTGGTGCCCGGCAGCGTCGGCTTCCGCAGCCTGTCCTCGCTGCTGGAGCGGGACGTGGTGGCTGGCGTGGACACGGCCTTCAACATGCTGATGGTGGCCGTGGCGCTGGCGGCGGGCCTCCTGTCCGCCAACGCCCTCGTGCCTCCGCGCAAGGTGCTCTGA
- a CDS encoding RBBP9/YdeN family alpha/beta hydrolase: MSRSLVIAHRWAGRPDTDFYPWLDEKLRQPPASFDSIRALDMPQPGTPTIDGWVSALRDAVGPVPAPSTVFLGHSVGCQAILRYLATLPPGHTVEGALLVSGWFEVDKTWDSLRPWLDTPIDFERARAALRRCVVLLSDNDPFTSDWRRNSLLWEERLGAEVVVIPGGRHFNNPREPAVLETLQSRFGSGSQDQA, from the coding sequence ATGAGTCGCTCCCTCGTCATCGCCCACCGCTGGGCGGGCCGCCCCGACACCGACTTCTATCCCTGGCTCGACGAGAAGCTCCGCCAGCCTCCGGCGAGCTTCGACTCCATCCGCGCGCTCGATATGCCGCAGCCGGGCACGCCCACCATCGACGGCTGGGTGTCCGCGCTGCGCGACGCGGTGGGCCCGGTGCCCGCGCCGTCCACCGTCTTCCTCGGGCACAGCGTGGGCTGCCAGGCCATCCTGCGCTACCTCGCCACGCTGCCGCCGGGACACACCGTGGAGGGCGCCCTCCTCGTCTCCGGCTGGTTCGAGGTGGACAAGACGTGGGACTCGCTGCGCCCGTGGCTCGACACGCCCATCGACTTCGAGCGCGCCCGCGCCGCGCTCCGCCGCTGCGTCGTCCTCCTGTCCGACAATGACCCGTTCACCTCGGACTGGCGCCGCAACTCGCTCCTGTGGGAGGAGCGCCTGGGCGCGGAGGTGGTCGTCATCCCTGGCGGCCGTCACTTCAACAACCCGCGCGAGCCCGCCGTGCTGGAGACGCTGCAGTCGCGCTTCGGCTCCGGCTCACAGGACCAGGCCTAG
- a CDS encoding aminotransferase class IV translates to MFSTVAVDGEVRRWEDLRLHDFAQGFFFGAGFFTTFRIDSGAPLFLARHLARLRASLAAFPDAVRAPSPALLSDSPVRDTLRRCLHADAALGPDFTGVGKLSVSDGHVLLTFRPTPPDAERLLREGRALDAVEPEAYRRAERTLNHKGLSYFRQFALMERLPVLGNEDGEVCELPTANLFFHLDGALVTPPLDAPCLPGIVRAVLLEMGHVDGLPVVERPVPLARLADASACFFTNSAELAIGVPRLLGRELPGSLPLAERARALIEAVAWREA, encoded by the coding sequence ATGTTCTCGACGGTGGCGGTGGACGGAGAGGTGCGGCGCTGGGAGGACCTGCGCCTGCATGACTTCGCGCAGGGGTTCTTCTTCGGCGCGGGCTTCTTCACCACCTTCCGCATCGACTCGGGCGCCCCACTCTTCCTCGCCCGTCACCTCGCACGGCTCCGGGCCAGCCTCGCGGCCTTTCCCGACGCCGTCCGCGCACCTTCGCCCGCGCTCCTCTCCGACTCCCCGGTGCGCGACACGCTCCGCCGCTGTCTCCACGCGGATGCGGCCCTCGGACCGGACTTCACCGGCGTGGGCAAGCTGTCCGTGAGCGACGGGCACGTGCTGCTCACCTTCCGCCCGACACCTCCCGACGCGGAGCGCCTCCTCCGAGAGGGCCGCGCCTTGGACGCCGTGGAGCCCGAGGCCTACCGACGCGCGGAGCGCACGCTGAACCACAAGGGCCTCTCCTACTTCCGCCAGTTCGCCTTGATGGAGCGCCTGCCCGTCCTGGGCAACGAGGACGGCGAGGTCTGCGAATTGCCCACCGCCAACCTCTTCTTCCACCTGGACGGAGCGCTCGTCACGCCGCCGCTGGACGCGCCCTGCCTGCCGGGCATCGTCCGCGCGGTGCTCCTGGAAATGGGCCACGTGGACGGGCTGCCCGTGGTGGAGCGGCCGGTGCCCCTCGCGCGCCTCGCGGACGCGAGCGCCTGCTTCTTCACCAACTCCGCCGAGCTGGCCATTGGCGTGCCTCGCCTGCTCGGGCGCGAGCTGCCCGGAAGCCTGCCCCTGGCCGAGCGGGCCCGCGCCCTCATTGAAGCGGTGGCGTGGCGCGAGGCCTGA
- a CDS encoding helicase HerA domain-containing protein, with translation MPIDPRLEAFLTDGREVFNSVQQGQQLWQADPFDVEALNAPARRAFKRLLERAASDSPPDAGKLLLLLGESGSGKTHLVRSFRNLAHGQRKGFVGYMPMTVDATRYDGYILSNLIDSLDKPYDVSAGEDSGLMRLSDALMAHCKSAFAPLIPDEKVLEDDELHGTIRAVADELLEDPRFESVEVDLLRALIYLQRRDPRINRRIFHWLRCEELTEADRKVIGELVPRMADDGPMRMVEHLGRLMGTLGQALVLCVDQVEDVNEFEERPQMERSFRRAMSSLSAIVSKVPRAVVVVCCLSDYWVRMRPQLTQSLLDRIENDPEPVELERTVTPDTARDIAARRLRSLYEQRGVSINPADPTWPIPAKGFDKLGGQRARDVLNECRRYRERALQDQQLPEAFPIPRPGVKEPTAAGVKPPSKPDVDQMWTDFKATYKTKLPEESSDLAMLLAWAIEVGSDELGGTPRFAVKPRDEEAMDVSVQPEGSKLLVALCDRSPRGGGLARQMTAALKAAAGKTPVLVRTSEFPSTTGTLVADQIGLLIRKGGRRVVMGDGELRELVTLRAFREQHKGQTAVMEWSRTARPVTRLKSVGDILGLERLGATPPPSGPPSSSPRPAEPNSRNTGAGANSASARTEPRGTASPSQSSLFEGTATVASSDAPPLELKAAGDMLSSSSRTVTPPKGTPVPAGLQTRRRTVTPTPVPAVPREVLTGPVKLGASEGFFTQTISLEPAELTRHSAFLGGTGSGKTTLALNVLEQLLLRGVPAILIDRKGDLATYARELSWQEKLEDPSLHERRRLLRERVEVAVYTPGRSDGRPLAIPIVPRGLDTLPTEEREQGVQQAADAIAGMLEYKSNSDKAAHALLAQALRLLVQRPLGRDLTLEVVQQFVADQDEALLQEADGIPSKTFAKLAQDLSVLRLNLRSLLASGGERLDLEELLGRGASGTPGKTRLSVISTKFLGDNNRILFWVSQLLLETNRWTSQHPASQLQAVLLFDEADMYLPATMKPATKQPMEDLLKRARSAGVGVMLATQSPGDLDYKCRENVRTWFVGKVKEDNAIRKLRPMFTEARVDADAKLPSQKQGQFHVLRDGQVQQLKADRSVMRTEQLAEDEILKLARQTLDKSRSTAAGTSKAGGSR, from the coding sequence GTGCCCATCGACCCTCGACTCGAGGCCTTCCTCACCGACGGCCGCGAGGTCTTCAACAGCGTCCAGCAGGGCCAGCAACTCTGGCAGGCGGACCCGTTCGACGTAGAGGCCCTCAACGCTCCTGCCCGCCGCGCCTTCAAGCGGCTGCTGGAGCGTGCCGCGTCCGACTCGCCTCCAGACGCAGGCAAGCTGCTGCTCCTGCTCGGCGAGTCCGGCAGCGGCAAGACGCACCTGGTGCGGTCGTTCCGCAACCTCGCGCACGGCCAGCGGAAGGGCTTCGTCGGCTACATGCCGATGACCGTCGATGCGACCCGCTATGACGGGTACATCCTCTCCAACCTCATCGACTCGCTGGACAAGCCATATGACGTGTCCGCCGGAGAGGACAGCGGGCTGATGCGGCTGTCAGACGCGCTGATGGCGCACTGCAAGAGCGCCTTCGCGCCCCTCATCCCGGACGAGAAGGTGCTGGAGGACGACGAACTGCACGGCACCATCCGCGCCGTGGCGGACGAACTGCTGGAGGACCCGCGCTTCGAGAGTGTCGAGGTGGACCTGCTGCGCGCGCTCATCTACCTGCAGCGCAGGGACCCGCGAATCAACCGCCGCATCTTCCACTGGCTGCGCTGCGAGGAGCTGACCGAAGCGGACCGGAAGGTCATCGGCGAGCTCGTGCCCCGCATGGCGGACGACGGACCGATGCGGATGGTCGAGCACCTGGGGCGACTGATGGGGACGCTCGGTCAGGCGCTGGTGCTGTGCGTGGACCAGGTGGAGGACGTCAACGAATTCGAGGAGCGCCCGCAGATGGAGCGCTCCTTCCGGCGAGCCATGAGCAGTCTGTCGGCCATCGTCAGCAAGGTGCCCCGGGCCGTCGTCGTCGTCTGCTGCCTCTCCGACTATTGGGTGAGGATGCGGCCGCAGCTCACGCAGTCCCTGCTGGACCGCATCGAGAACGACCCGGAGCCGGTGGAGTTGGAGCGGACGGTGACGCCCGACACGGCCCGCGACATCGCGGCGCGGAGGCTGCGCTCGCTGTACGAGCAGCGCGGCGTGTCCATCAACCCCGCGGACCCGACGTGGCCCATCCCGGCGAAGGGCTTCGACAAGCTCGGAGGGCAGCGGGCGCGCGACGTGCTGAACGAGTGCCGGCGCTACCGCGAGCGGGCGCTCCAGGACCAGCAGTTGCCGGAGGCATTTCCCATTCCCCGTCCAGGCGTGAAGGAGCCCACGGCAGCAGGGGTCAAGCCACCCTCGAAGCCCGACGTGGACCAGATGTGGACGGACTTCAAGGCCACGTACAAGACGAAGCTGCCCGAGGAGTCCTCGGACCTCGCCATGCTGCTGGCCTGGGCCATCGAGGTGGGCAGCGACGAACTGGGTGGCACACCGCGCTTCGCCGTGAAGCCCCGGGATGAAGAGGCGATGGACGTCAGCGTGCAGCCGGAGGGCAGCAAGCTCCTCGTCGCCCTCTGCGACAGGAGCCCCCGAGGCGGTGGGCTTGCAAGGCAGATGACCGCCGCACTGAAGGCTGCCGCAGGCAAGACGCCGGTCCTCGTGCGGACCTCCGAGTTCCCATCGACGACCGGCACCCTGGTCGCGGACCAGATTGGCCTGCTCATCCGCAAGGGTGGGCGGCGCGTGGTGATGGGTGACGGCGAGCTGCGAGAACTGGTGACGCTGCGTGCCTTCCGTGAGCAGCACAAGGGGCAGACCGCGGTCATGGAGTGGAGCCGGACGGCGCGCCCCGTCACCCGACTGAAGTCTGTCGGCGACATCCTCGGACTGGAGCGTCTGGGTGCCACGCCGCCACCGTCCGGTCCACCATCGTCTTCCCCACGTCCAGCTGAACCCAACTCACGAAACACGGGGGCGGGCGCCAACAGTGCCTCGGCTCGCACCGAGCCGCGCGGCACCGCGTCTCCGAGCCAGTCGAGCCTCTTCGAAGGCACGGCCACCGTGGCATCCAGCGACGCGCCTCCGTTGGAGCTCAAGGCCGCCGGGGACATGCTGTCCTCGTCCTCCCGAACGGTGACGCCTCCGAAGGGCACACCCGTGCCCGCGGGGCTCCAGACCCGCCGACGCACCGTCACGCCCACGCCCGTCCCGGCGGTGCCGCGCGAGGTGCTCACCGGGCCAGTAAAGCTCGGAGCCTCGGAAGGCTTCTTCACGCAGACCATCTCGCTCGAACCCGCCGAGCTGACGCGGCACAGCGCCTTCCTCGGCGGCACGGGCAGCGGCAAGACGACGCTGGCGCTCAACGTGTTGGAGCAGCTCCTGCTCCGGGGCGTGCCCGCCATCCTCATCGACCGCAAGGGAGACCTCGCCACGTACGCGCGCGAGCTCTCCTGGCAGGAGAAGCTGGAGGACCCCTCGCTCCACGAGCGCCGCCGCCTGCTGCGCGAGCGCGTGGAGGTGGCCGTCTACACGCCGGGCCGCTCGGACGGGCGGCCCCTCGCCATTCCCATCGTGCCCCGGGGCCTCGACACGCTTCCGACCGAAGAGCGCGAGCAGGGCGTCCAGCAGGCCGCGGACGCCATCGCGGGGATGCTCGAATACAAGAGCAACAGCGACAAGGCGGCCCACGCACTGCTCGCCCAGGCGCTCCGGCTGCTCGTGCAGCGCCCGCTCGGCAGGGACCTCACGCTGGAGGTCGTACAGCAGTTCGTCGCCGACCAGGACGAGGCCCTGCTCCAGGAAGCCGACGGAATTCCCTCGAAGACGTTCGCCAAGCTCGCCCAGGACCTCTCGGTTCTCCGCCTCAACCTGCGGTCCCTGCTGGCCTCCGGCGGCGAGCGGCTGGACCTGGAGGAACTGCTCGGGCGTGGCGCGTCGGGCACGCCGGGCAAGACGCGGCTGAGCGTCATCAGCACCAAGTTCCTCGGGGACAACAACCGCATCCTCTTCTGGGTGTCGCAGCTCCTCCTGGAGACGAACCGCTGGACGAGCCAGCACCCGGCCTCCCAGCTCCAGGCGGTGCTCCTCTTCGACGAGGCGGACATGTACCTCCCCGCGACGATGAAGCCCGCCACGAAGCAGCCCATGGAGGACCTGCTCAAGCGGGCCCGCTCCGCCGGTGTGGGGGTGATGCTCGCCACGCAGAGCCCGGGGGACCTCGACTACAAGTGCCGCGAGAATGTGCGGACCTGGTTCGTGGGCAAGGTGAAGGAAGACAACGCCATCCGGAAGCTCCGGCCCATGTTCACCGAGGCCCGAGTGGACGCGGATGCGAAGCTCCCCTCCCAGAAGCAAGGCCAGTTCCACGTGCTGCGCGACGGTCAGGTGCAGCAGCTCAAGGCGGACCGCTCCGTCATGCGCACCGAGCAGCTCGCCGAGGACGAAATCCTCAAGCTCGCGCGACAGACCCTGGACAAGAGCAGGAGCACGGCCGCCGGCACGTCCAAGGCCGGCGGTTCGCGCTGA
- a CDS encoding phage holin family protein, which yields MEPTIPRHDGDGFRERPDARDFTFGSRGFGELFSEFMEQGRRLVRAEVALARAELKTEAKKASAGAGLLAGGGVVLFLGALTFVAFLVAALAVLMPVWASALVVAVLLLAVGGAVAWAGLGRLKRLHGPQRTIQTLKEDGQWASRTAHSMKSQMHGHA from the coding sequence ATGGAACCAACGATTCCACGCCATGACGGCGACGGGTTCCGGGAACGCCCGGACGCGCGGGACTTCACCTTCGGGAGCCGCGGCTTCGGGGAGCTGTTCTCGGAGTTCATGGAGCAGGGACGCCGGCTGGTGCGTGCCGAGGTGGCGCTGGCGCGCGCGGAGCTGAAGACGGAAGCGAAGAAGGCGTCGGCCGGCGCGGGTCTGCTGGCGGGCGGCGGCGTGGTGCTGTTCCTCGGGGCGCTGACCTTCGTCGCGTTCCTGGTGGCGGCGCTGGCCGTGCTGATGCCGGTGTGGGCGTCGGCCCTCGTCGTGGCGGTGCTGCTGCTGGCGGTGGGTGGCGCGGTCGCCTGGGCGGGCCTCGGAAGACTGAAGCGCCTCCACGGACCGCAACGGACGATTCAAACCCTCAAGGAGGATGGGCAATGGGCGAGCAGGACCGCGCACTCCATGAAATCGCAGATGCACGGGCACGCCTGA
- a CDS encoding AI-2E family transporter has protein sequence MASELTARRVFTGLILLSIFLLALVIRPFAEAFFLAAVLAATFYGLHKRLTRRLRGRNHLSAGLITTAIVLALLLPLGGLTAFIVTEVSEGVEFVTKTVQQEGVQGLVNRIPAPVRGTLIERLPMEQQNLDQTLQQQVTSQGGTAAKAVTGAVAATGSIVFQTVMMLIALFFFFTDGARLVEWIESVSPLRRGQTREIMREFRSVSGAVLVSSVATAGVQAVAALIGFFIARVPAAVFFGGLTFFVALIPAVGAASVVLVAAALMFFSGHPWAALFLAIWGTVVVGLVDNVVKPLLTKRGMHQHAAIVFFALLGGLAAFGTVGLLLGPLIVAFFLALVRIWERDYGRSTPRAGDPATPGPGSAGDQGVPTVRAEATGERVPLTPTPPTESH, from the coding sequence ATGGCATCCGAGCTGACCGCTCGCCGGGTCTTCACCGGCCTCATCCTGCTGTCCATCTTCCTCCTGGCCCTCGTCATCCGCCCGTTCGCCGAGGCGTTCTTCCTGGCGGCCGTGCTGGCGGCGACCTTCTACGGGCTGCACAAGCGGCTGACGCGGAGGCTGCGCGGCAGGAACCACCTGTCGGCCGGGCTCATCACCACGGCCATCGTCCTCGCCCTGCTGCTGCCCCTGGGCGGCCTCACGGCGTTCATCGTCACCGAGGTGTCCGAGGGAGTGGAGTTCGTCACCAAGACGGTGCAGCAGGAGGGCGTCCAGGGCCTGGTGAACCGGATTCCCGCACCCGTGCGCGGCACCCTGATTGAAAGGCTCCCGATGGAGCAGCAGAACCTGGACCAGACACTCCAGCAGCAGGTGACCAGCCAGGGCGGCACCGCGGCCAAGGCGGTGACGGGGGCGGTGGCGGCCACGGGCTCCATCGTCTTCCAGACGGTGATGATGCTCATCGCCCTCTTCTTCTTCTTCACGGACGGGGCGCGGCTGGTGGAGTGGATTGAGAGCGTGTCGCCGCTCAGGCGCGGGCAGACGCGTGAAATCATGCGCGAGTTCCGCAGCGTGTCCGGAGCGGTGCTGGTGTCCTCGGTGGCCACCGCGGGCGTGCAGGCGGTGGCGGCGCTCATCGGCTTCTTCATCGCCCGGGTGCCCGCGGCGGTGTTCTTCGGCGGATTGACCTTCTTCGTGGCGCTCATCCCCGCCGTGGGCGCGGCCTCCGTGGTGCTCGTCGCGGCGGCGCTGATGTTCTTCAGCGGCCACCCCTGGGCGGCACTCTTCCTCGCCATCTGGGGCACGGTGGTGGTGGGCCTGGTGGACAATGTGGTGAAGCCGCTGCTGACAAAGCGTGGCATGCACCAGCACGCGGCCATCGTCTTCTTCGCCCTGCTCGGTGGCCTCGCCGCGTTCGGCACGGTGGGCCTGCTGCTCGGGCCCCTCATCGTCGCCTTCTTCCTCGCGCTGGTGCGCATCTGGGAGCGCGACTACGGCCGCTCCACCCCGCGCGCCGGAGACCCGGCCACGCCGGGCCCGGGCAGCGCGGGCGACCAGGGCGTCCCCACCGTGCGCGCGGAGGCGACGGGCGAGCGGGTGCCTCTCACCCCCACGCCGCCGACCGAGTCGCACTGA